TGGTTGGATGATGCTCATGAATTAATTATTTCTAGTGAAGGTAAGTTTCAAGAGTTGACAGACATACTCAATGATTGTCAAATTTATCAAGATAGAATTAATATATACTTAAGCCAATGTCAACAATTAAAAGAACAAGCACAAAAAAATTTAAATCAAAGAAAATATAAAAGTCGAACTACGAAAAAAATCACTGAGAGTTTTTCTGCGTCACAAATAAAACGCATAATGATATATGCCGTCTCTGGTTTATTTATTGTTGGTCTTGGTGGTTTGATTCTTAAAGATAAAATTAATCAATATCAGCAAGCTAATCAAAATATTGACCCAGAAACCCAAGCTTTAAGTAACTTCAAATCAGCTTTAAAACTAGGGATGGAAGCCTCTTCACTTGCTCAAAATCCGCCCCATCCTTTAGCAAGATGGCAACAAGCTGCAACAAAATGGCAGCAAGCAATAGTTTTCTTAAATCGAATTCCTCACGGAACATCAGTTTCTGCCAAAGCAGAAGAAAGACTAATTCGCTATCAACGAAACTATAAATCTATCAATGAAAAAGCCGCAGTTGAAAAGCAAGCCATAAATAACTTAGAAACTGCTCAAAAATTAGCAACAGAAGCTGCATTTTTTATGAGAAATGCACCAAATTCTTTGTCAGCGTGGGAACAAGCAAAAGATAAATGGCAGCAAGCAATTCAATTATTAGAAAATATTCCCAAAAATAGCTATGCTTATCAAGAAGCTCAGACTAACCTATCATATTACAAAACACATTATGCAGCTATCAATGCCATAATTCAGAATAGATTTCAGGTTGTAAACTAAATACATATTTTGTATGTAGCTTTAGGAGGCGTATACACGGTAGTCTACAATGAGATACGCTTAAACCCTCTAGCTTTACGTTAGTTTTTAGATATATCTAAGCCTGTTTTTTGTTCTTTCTACATGGCTTGTAACAACCAAAAGCCAGTGTAAGTTATGCCTGAATCATCAGGCTGTACTAATAAAAAATGTAATCCTTTACTTTGCTGTTTACGTTGTTCGTAAACCTTCGCCGCCGCACTCACTTCTGCATCTTCAAAAGTGACTAAAATCCACCTATCCACCAAACTAGCTTCTAACACCAACCCATCGGGCGCACCAGCAATATAATTCAACTCTACAGGGCGTGCTTGAGCAATCCACCTAGCTAAATTTAGCGATCGCTTACCACCATAAATTACCACACCAGGAATCGCAATAGTTGATGCTAAACCTAAATTCAGGGGTTCGAGGGCTTCTGGTAAAGATAAAATGGGAATTGGGCGATCGCTAAACATCTCGACAATATCCCCAGCTTGGATGCTGGCAAAGCGCCACTCATCACCCCACAAATTATCCGGTAATGGTGTTGGTGGTGGCTTATCAACTGAGATAGGATATTGCTTTTCACTTAACCATTGCTTTAAAGCGAGGGTTTGCCGTTGCGGTTCCACTTTAATTCCTAAATTTCGTCCAGCCGCTTCTATTAAACTTAGAGACTGAGGACGAAAAACCTGTATTACATCTGGTAGTTGTTCACCTGCGGCTAATTGAAATTGTTCCGTTAACCAACTAGAGTTAGCCGCAGACTGAGGACAAGTTGCCGTATACGCAAAACTGCGAGTTGCATTACAAATTAATAACTCCCACAAAACTTTTCCATCTGCATCTTGCAGGGGACTACGATAAAAATCCGCTTGCCAAACCAGACTCATGTTTTGCTCTCTTACTCAACGGCTGCATCATGCCTGCTTTCCAGTAGTACCATAAAATTTTGACCAATTACTAACAAATTTGACAGATACTTATAGGTTAATTTTGCCTAAAACTGCTGTTAGCGGTAGTAAAAATAAAATTGTTGTAGGGTGTGTTAGGCGCAGACTTTGACTATAGGTTCTCATGAAAAATCTGATATAAGCGCCTAACGCACCATCTTGATCTTAGAGGATGTTTGAAAAGTTTTAGGAAGTCAAAAATTAAGCCAGTCGCTTCAGCATAATACGGATCATTGCAAGGTAGATAAAAGTTTCTGATGTTTCGGGCAATAATTCATAGTCTCTGACCAATCGGCGACATCCCATAAACCAACCAAAAGTGCGTTCCACCACCCAACGTTTTTTGAGCAAAACAAAGCCCTTAGTTTGCTCTGGTCGCAGCACAACCTGGACAATCCAGCGACAAAAATTCATAACCCATTGCATGAAAGGTTCTCCATCAAACCCACCATCAACCCAGATGGTTGTTAAGCGAGACTGTGGCTGAGATTGTTTGACTCGTTTGAGAACTTGTTGACCGCCAGCGCGCTCACCCACATTGGCAGCTAGCTGTGACCAAGACTCGTAGCACTAATCCCAAGGTATCAACTGTGATAAATCGCTTACGCCCTTTAATTTTCTTACCTGAATCAAAACCTACGTCTTGACTCACCATTGCCGCACTTTTAACACTTTGACTATCGATAATGGCTTCCGATGGATTCTTGTGTCGTTCCTGGTCTATTCGCACCCACTCCCTGAGACTGTCATGGATTAACAGCCACGTCCCATCTTTGCGCCAATTACGGAAATATGTGTACACTGTCTGCCAGGGCGGAAAGTCTCCTGGTAGCCCTCGCCATCTCACTCCTTCTACCAAAATATAGAAAATTGCATTGAGAACTTCCCACGTATCGACTTCACGCTTGCGTCCTCCTGGTTTTGCCTCTGGAATCAGCTCACTGAGAAATTCATATTGGTCACGGGTCAGATTGCTGGGGTATGCTTTACTCATGTCGCTCTCTCGGTGCTGTTTACTATTCATTTACAGCTTATACTGAGAGAGCTTTTTTACTACTTTCCCGACTTTTCAAACATCCTCTTAGGGTGCTACTTAAGATGTACTTTATAAATAGTCTCTAAAACTGCTGTTAGCGGTAGCGAGGCTTTCAGCCCGTAGTGAGTGCTGAGTACCCCTTGAATTTTGGATTTGCGATTTTAAATTTTAGATTGTTCAATCCAAAATTATTCCCTCCCGCCTCCTGTATTCTGCTTCCTGCTTAAATCTAATGACAATTACTGATATCCCCCCAATTAACAAACATCAACTTTGGGGTTAGGCGATGTAAGATGGTTTATGCCTGCAATCGCTGTTTGAGATGAAAATCTCCCAAATCTAGGCAGTCAACTTACCTTTAGGCAAGCGGGTTTGGGTAATATATCAAACTTGATATGGAGCGTAAAATCCCTGAATAAAAAGTTAGTTTTTAAAGGTTATGGATTTAATAGTTGAAGATTTAGCTGCCATTGATGATAAACTTTCTCAGCGTCATATTGACCTTGACCCTAATGGATATTTCATTATTTACATTGATAGGGCAGCAAGCTTAATTTATGCCAAGCATTTTACAAATGTTATTGACGAACGTGGTTTAGCTGTAGATCCAGAAACAGGAAAAGTAATTCCTGCTAGGGGAAAAGTAGAAAGAACTCACACAACAGTTTTCAGTGGCAGAACAGCAAAGGAACTATCTGTAAAAATTTTTGAAGAAACTCAACACTGTCCTGTAACTTTGTTAGATCACGCTGCATATTTAGGTCGTGAATTTGTTCGTGCTGAAGTGGCTTTGGTTACAGGGCAAGAGTACGTACAGGATTAGTTGGGGAGTAGTTAGAGATGGAGACTTGGGGGAAGTAGGGGGAGATGAAAAAGAATCTTTAATTATTTTTTCTCCCTCATCTCCCTCATCTCCCCCTTATCCCTCTCATCCCTCTCTAACCTTCAGATGATGGTTGAACGGCTAAGTAAATGTAGTAAGTTGCCATTGGGATGATAGTAGCAGCAATTAAAAGCCCTACTACCCAAGCTGTGGCGTTACCCTTGTCGGTTTCTTCTGCTTTCTTGAATGTGCCTTCTACTTGCACTTTATCAACAATTTGTGGGGGGCCAGGATCGGGTTGCCCAGAGATAACAGTAACTAGGCGATCGCTTGCATCTAAGAATGCTTGGTTATATTTATTACCATCCCGTAATGGTGCTGCAAGTGTTTCCTCTACTACGCTTTTGGCGATGGCATCTGTGAGGGTAGACTTGACATCTTGCCCAGTAATAATTGCTGTCCCATTAGTAACAGTAACTAGCACTAACAGAGTTTGATTTGCTTGGGCTTCTGCGGTGGGAAACCATTTTTTAAATAAAGCTTGAGCAAAACTCTCTGGTGTTTCACCATAGTCAAGCCGGTGGACAGTCACAAATCTGACTTCCTTACCTGTTTGTTTTGCTAACTCGTCAAACTTGCTGCTAATCGTACCTTCATTAATCCGGCTAATTACGTCACCTTCATCTAGCACCCATGTAGAATCACCAGCCGTTAAATTGGGGATTTGATACACTCCTGTAGCTAGTGCCGGGGCAGTAAATAGCGAAGAAGCTAAGACTACAGCTAATAAAGGTAAAATCATCTGGATGAAAAGTTTTTTCATTCCAGAAACTTGGTTGAGGATATGTGTCATTGGATAATTTTATAAGACCATCTAGCACCAAAAATACTACACAACCAATGTCAAAATCACTATCTTTAAAGATTTATTCTCATAGACGGGAGTTACACATGAGAGAGAATAACTGTTGACAGTTGACTGTTGACTAATGACCAATGACTAATGACCAATGACTAATAACTATGACCATAATCCTCACCAACGACGATGGTATTGATGCACCGGGAATTAAAGCATTAGCACAAGCTGTCCAAAGCAAAGACTTTATCGTTGCTGCACCTAAAGATCATCAATCAGGTTGTGGTCATCAAGTTACTACCACTCGCCCGATTAATCTACAAAAACGTTCTGAAACTGAATATGCGATCGCAGGTACTCCCGCCGATTGTGTCAGAATTGCACTAACACAAATTACTCCAGAGATTAAGTTTGTCTTATCAGGCATTAACGCTGGCGGTAACTTGGGAGTTGATGCTTATATTTCTGGAACCGTTGCGGCTGTACGTGAAGCAGCGATGCACGGTATTGCCGGGATTGCTATTTCTCACTATCGTAAAGCCAAACACAATTTCGATTGGGAACTAGCAACTTCGTTAACTGCTGAAGTTCTCACTGAATTATTGCACCGTCCTCTAGAACCGGGATGCTTTTGGAATGTCAATTTACCCCATCTACTACCAGGAGAACCCAAACCGGAGTTAGTGTTTTGTCAGCCTTGCACTAAACCTCTGCCAGTCAACTATCGCATTGATGGCGACGATTTTTTCTACGTAGGTGAATATAGTAAGCGTGAACGTACACCAGGAAGCGATGTTGAAGTTTGTTTTGGTGGCAATATTGCTATTACACAATTAAGAGTTTAAACAAGCGTTGCTGCATGAATAAGAAAACTCGACAATACAAGATACCTCATCACCTCGCAAAGGGAATGAAACTTGCCAATGCTGTATATTTCCGCATAAGCGCAATTAGTTTCCCAACCTTATTGCCCAGTAAGAGGTTATTTATAAAGTAAAAATAAAATTACTGTAGGGTGTGTTAGGCGCACATTTGGAAATGATGTTTCACGAAATGAATAACAGAAGCGCCTAACGCACCGCTAAATAGACTTGGTACTATAAAGCTCAGATAAAATCTCAGATGCTAGAGGTAAAACAGGTTGATAATCTTGGCTAACAAGGAAATCTGGGCGTGGTTGTGCAACTGGAGAGGGAATATTTTTAACACTATTATAAGTGATAATAGCTGTGGAACGACCGAATGGCGAAATATTATTTGCTGAAGCATGGACAAGATTGCTATTAAAAAAGACTACTGAACCTGCCACAGCTTTTACAGAATAAATACCATACTTAGATACTAAATCAGTTACTACTTCCTGGGTAATAGAATACTTCAAATTAGAAGTAAAACTCGATATCCATGCTGGACTTTCACCAGACTTCTGAGAATTATGAGCAGCAACATCAATCATTTCTTCTTTATGAGAACCGGGAATCACAAATAGAGGGCCATTAAATTCGTTCATATCTTCTAATATAAACATGGCATTAACTATTTGAGGTCTTTGCAATCCATCTTCTTTGCGCCAATAAATGTAGTCTTGATGCCACTGCCAAATATCACCGCTAAATGGGGCTTTAAGGTTAATTTTGAATTGATATACATATACCTGACTGCCAACTATTTGCATAGCAGGTTCAAGAATAGATGGATGACGTGTTAGGCGATTGAAAACATCATTCGTTTTATGTGTACCATGTAGAGAACGTACAGTTTTACCGTCTTTCTCAAGAACCCTTTTAGGTGATTCTTCTGCGGATATAGCAGATAATTCTGCTTTCATAGTTTCGATTTCCCCGCGAGGAAAACATTCTGGCAGAATAAAGAAACCTTGATTTTTGTATAGTAACAATTGCTCTTCTGTAAGGTACATACTAAATTTTGAATTTATGTACTATTAAAATTTAACTGTTTTAAATTTTATATACATTGCAAAAAATACTTAAATTTGAATAATTATTACAATTTAAAAAATCATGCTAACACATCAATTTTTTGTAAGGACGCAATGCTTTGCATCCCTACTTGGATATCTGTTTTTTATTTTAGCGAATTGATATGACTTGAAAAATAAAAAATATCCACGACTTTGGTAATAAAGTCGTGGATATGAAACCTATATATTTAAAAACCCGCTACGTTGAAAATAAGCTAAATAATTATTCATTAGCTTAGTATTCATTGAGGAAAATTTTATAGGCTGATCAGCGATCGCCTCAAGTGTATTACGACAATCGAAATCAGGAGTATTTTGATATAGTTGCCATGCAGTTAATCCCTCATGCACTTGTTCAGTTAGCATGGGTAGAAGAGGAAATAAAGGATTTTCCTGAGAGTATCGAGCTTGATTGATTAACGCATCTGTCCATTGAGCGTAAGGTACTTTTTTCACTGGGTAGCCACAAGCTGATACTAATTCAAATAATTTATCTAAATCAATATTTTCTGATGGTACAGGTGTTAAGTGAAAAGCTTTACCTAAAGATTCTGGCTTTTTAGATATTTGCATAATGGTTTTACTGGCATAATCTACAGTAATTAATTCTTGTTTTTGATTGACTAAATCTGGATAAGTACCTATCTGAATACAACCGTTAATCAATCTAGATATGTAGTCTTCTGTATTAGTTACACCAGTTTGGGGATGACCCATTAAAAACCCTGACCTAATTACTGTAACAGGAATACCTCTAGATTTAGCAATCCAAACAAGTTTTTCGGCTACCCATTTACTTTGGGTATAACCAATATCCTCATAGAGATAAGGTTCACTAGGGTCAATATCATTATCTTCAGAAATTACACTTAAGCCAGTTAAACAAGCAATTGTACCGAAAACTGCAATTGTGGAAATGTAATGTACTGGTTTGAGTTGATGCAGACAGGCTAACCTTAGAACTTCTTGTGTACCAAGAACATT
Above is a genomic segment from Nostoc sp. MS1 containing:
- a CDS encoding Tab2/Atab2 family RNA-binding protein; its protein translation is MSLVWQADFYRSPLQDADGKVLWELLICNATRSFAYTATCPQSAANSSWLTEQFQLAAGEQLPDVIQVFRPQSLSLIEAAGRNLGIKVEPQRQTLALKQWLSEKQYPISVDKPPPTPLPDNLWGDEWRFASIQAGDIVEMFSDRPIPILSLPEALEPLNLGLASTIAIPGVVIYGGKRSLNLARWIAQARPVELNYIAGAPDGLVLEASLVDRWILVTFEDAEVSAAAKVYEQRKQQSKGLHFLLVQPDDSGITYTGFWLLQAM
- a CDS encoding DUF4346 domain-containing protein, producing MDLIVEDLAAIDDKLSQRHIDLDPNGYFIIYIDRAASLIYAKHFTNVIDERGLAVDPETGKVIPARGKVERTHTTVFSGRTAKELSVKIFEETQHCPVTLLDHAAYLGREFVRAEVALVTGQEYVQD
- the psb32 gene encoding photosystem II repair protein Psb32 is translated as MTHILNQVSGMKKLFIQMILPLLAVVLASSLFTAPALATGVYQIPNLTAGDSTWVLDEGDVISRINEGTISSKFDELAKQTGKEVRFVTVHRLDYGETPESFAQALFKKWFPTAEAQANQTLLVLVTVTNGTAIITGQDVKSTLTDAIAKSVVEETLAAPLRDGNKYNQAFLDASDRLVTVISGQPDPGPPQIVDKVQVEGTFKKAEETDKGNATAWVVGLLIAATIIPMATYYIYLAVQPSSEG
- the surE gene encoding 5'/3'-nucleotidase SurE, whose amino-acid sequence is MTIILTNDDGIDAPGIKALAQAVQSKDFIVAAPKDHQSGCGHQVTTTRPINLQKRSETEYAIAGTPADCVRIALTQITPEIKFVLSGINAGGNLGVDAYISGTVAAVREAAMHGIAGIAISHYRKAKHNFDWELATSLTAEVLTELLHRPLEPGCFWNVNLPHLLPGEPKPELVFCQPCTKPLPVNYRIDGDDFFYVGEYSKRERTPGSDVEVCFGGNIAITQLRV
- a CDS encoding phytanoyl-CoA dioxygenase family protein; this translates as MYLTEEQLLLYKNQGFFILPECFPRGEIETMKAELSAISAEESPKRVLEKDGKTVRSLHGTHKTNDVFNRLTRHPSILEPAMQIVGSQVYVYQFKINLKAPFSGDIWQWHQDYIYWRKEDGLQRPQIVNAMFILEDMNEFNGPLFVIPGSHKEEMIDVAAHNSQKSGESPAWISSFTSNLKYSITQEVVTDLVSKYGIYSVKAVAGSVVFFNSNLVHASANNISPFGRSTAIITYNSVKNIPSPVAQPRPDFLVSQDYQPVLPLASEILSELYSTKSI